A part of Plasmodium sp. gorilla clade G2 genome assembly, chromosome: 8 genomic DNA contains:
- a CDS encoding methionine aminopeptidase 1c, putative, protein MNIYSLHFHLHFLLFLFLFLCNGSVFAIQIWKRLEWKGWNVLGIIKNKNNDEILWSQLKRKYKNNKNNINSICNIICSDNIIMIKGNGPHSCCRYKDKYHFLLQNNKKEHNNYKKKLKISDRLKISDSLKISNSLKISNSLKISNSLKISDRFKGLCRLKSLNNEQGFSNTYHNDVKKNTLDYSEEKLPSYHRYIDNLKTRKIIHPSIRIRELDKKFMKCKESYNKLYSHLKESDLFENFSYVGRQRKGILSPTYRLPKFIERPNYHRTGTPIYVPYDNNNKNKNNNKKNNNNNNNNNDYYNNIKSDKDIEIIKQNCRFARELMDDISYIICEGITTNDIDIYILNKCLNNGFYPSPLNYHHFPKCSCISLNEILCHGIPDNNLLYSNDIIKIDISLFRNGYHADMCESFIVPKLSKTEKKKRKKFYDFIYLNNAFKTKYTKYILKYHYDLTKNKIVRKGKSFVTKKIKYAAPNSKDQNNQDYTDFDDNTTDLNISKKNYVTDDMYINNVATHIHNKNNLDTINNMNNSYTNNQTDNYKNPFNILNNNIQQEEDELEYFHKYYDQKIIFNEEKNEIYQDIQNFIYQKSLNKKVAGKKRFDFFDNTKMNTNDIKNFMYQKNLDLIKTAYECTMAGISVCKDGVPFKRIAEAMDIYLKDVNKKKNKTYSIVPHLCGHNIGKNFHEEPFIIHTLNNDERKMSSNMVFTIEPIISEASTDFILWPDNWTISNTKYHFSAQFEHTILILKNGVHILTDKNDTSPKYLWQEID, encoded by the coding sequence atgaaCATTTACTCGTTGCATTTCCATTTGcatttccttttatttttatttttatttttgtgtaATGGTAGTGTATTTGCTATCCAGATATGGAAACGGTTAGAATGGAAGGGATGGAATGTGTtaggaataataaaaaataaaaataatgatgaaatattatggtcacaattaaaaagaaaatataagaacaataaaaataatattaatagtatttgtaatattatttgtagtgataatattattatgataaaagGAAATGGTCCACATTCTTGTTGTAgatataaagataaatatcatttccttttacaaaataataagaaggaacataataattataaaaaaaaattaaaaatatcagatagattaaaaatatcagatagtttaaaaatatcaaatagtttaaaaatatcaaatagtttaaaaatatcaaataGTTTAAAAATATCAGATAGATTTAAAGGGTTGTGTAGATTAAAAAGCTTAAATAACGAACAGGGTTTTTCAAATACATATCATAATgatgtgaaaaaaaatacattagATTATTCTGAAGAGAAATTACCATCATATCATAGatatatagataatttaaaaactAGGAAAATTATTCATCCAAGTATAAGAATTAGAGAATTAGATAAGAAATTTATGAAATGTAAAGAaagttataataaattatattctcACTTGAAAGAAAGTGATCTCTTTGaaaatttttcatatgttGGTAGACAAAGAAAAGGAATATTATCACCTACATATCGTTTACCAAAATTTATTGAAAGACCGAATTATCATAGAACAGGTACTCCAATATATGTtccatatgataataataataaaaataaaaataataataaaaaaaataataataataataataataataatgattattataataacataaagAGTGATAAAGATATcgaaattataaaacaaaattgtAGATTTGCCAGAGAATTAATGGATGATATatcttatattatatgtgaaGGTATTACTACAAatgatatagatatatatattttaaacaaaTGTTTAAACAATGGTTTTTATCCTTCTCCTTTAAATTATCATCACTTTCCTAAATGTTCTTGTATATCTCTTAATGAAATTTTATGTCATGGAATACcagataataatttattatattcaaatgatatcataaaaatagaTATTAGTTTATTTAGAAATGGATATCATGCTGATATGTGTGAAAGTTTTATAGTTCCTAAATTAAGTAAaactgaaaaaaaaaaaagaaaaaaattttatgattttatttatttaaataatgcatttaaaacaaaatacacaaaatatattttaaaatatcattatgatttaacaaaaaataaaattgtcAGAAAAGGGAAATCATttgttacaaaaaaaatcaaatatgCAGCTCCAAACTCAAAAGATCAAAACAATCAAGACTACACAGATTTTGATGACAACACAACTGATCTTAatatatctaaaaaaaattatgttactgatgatatgtatataaataatgtagcaacacatatacataataaaaataatttagatactatcaataatatgaacaattcttatacaaataatcaaactgataattataaaaatccatttaatatattaaataataatattcaacaAGAAGAAGATGAACTAGAATATTtccataaatattatgatcaGAAAATCATTTtcaatgaagaaaaaaatgaaatttatcaagatatacaaaattttatatatcaaaaaagtttaaataaaaaagtagcAGGGAAAAAAAGGTTTGATTTTTTTGATAACACAAAAATGAATACAAATGATATCAAAAATTTTATGTATCAAAAAAATCTagatttaataaaaacaGCATATGAATGTACTATGGCAGGAATAAGTGTATGTAAAGATGGAGTACCTTTTAAAAGAATTGCAGAAGCTAtggatatttatttaaaagatgtaaataaaaaaaaaaataaaacatattctATAGTTCCACATCTATGTGGTCATAATATAGGAAAAAATTTCCATGAAGAAccttttattatacatacattaaataatgatgaaagaAAAATGTCTTCAAATATGGTATTTACAATAGAACCCATCATATCTGAAGCTTCTACAGATTTTATTCTATGGCCAGATAATTGGACTATCTCAAATACTAAATATCATTTTTCTGCTCAATTCGAGCATACAATTTTAATACTAAAAAATGGAGTACATATTTTAACGGACAAAAATGATACATCTCCAAAATATTTGTGGCAAGAAATTGATTGA